Below is a genomic region from Citrobacter telavivensis.
GTGTTCGGCGGCTGGACGAAAGCGCAGAAAGAACATTTCTCGAACGGCGGAACGTTCGATCAGATCAGCAAGCGTTAAGCGCGGATCGCAGAAGAGGCCCGGGGCATTTGCCGCCGGGCTTTTTTTATTTGTCATGATTTTGCGTTACTCTTGCAGGTCGTTGAGATACAGGGAACGCGTTATGAAAAAAACTGGCTATGGGCTACTGGCCGCTGTCGTTATTGTTGCGGCAGCCGGTTTTGGCTACTGGAAGCTGGCCGGAAACCCGGATGCGTTGCGTAAGATTGTCCTTGAGCAATGTCTGCCCAATCAGTTGCAGCATCAAAACCCTGCGCCATGCGCCGAAGTGAAGCCCGGTGCCGGATACGTGGTCTTCAAAGACCGCAATGGCCCGCTGCAATATCTGCTGATGCCGACTTACCGCATTAACGGCACCGAGAGTCCGCTACTGGTGGAACAATTCACGCCGAATTTTTTCTGGCTGGCCTGGCAATCTCGCGACTTTATGAGCAAGACGTATGGTCAGGATATTCCGGACAGCGTCGTTTCGCTGGCAATTAATTCACGCAGCGGACGGACGCAAAATCATTTCCACATCCATATCTCCTGCCTGCGTCCTGATGTCAGAGCACAACTGGACGCTAATCAGGCCAAAATCAGCACCCGCTGGTTGCCGCTGCCGGGCGGACTGCGCGGACACGAATATCTTGCCCGTCGCGTGACGGAAAGCGAACTGGCGCAGCGCAGTCCGTTTATGATGCTGGCAGAAGAGGTGCCGGAGGCGCGCGAGCGGATGGGGAGCTACGCGTTGGCGTTGGCGCGCCAAAGCGATGACGCTTTTGTTCTGTTGGCGACACAGCGCAACTGGCTGACGTTTAACCGGGCGTCGGCGGAAGAAATCCAGGATCACGACTGCTCACTGCTCACCCAACCCTGAACGCGGTCCCACTAGGCTGTCGGCGTTTTTTTGCACAACCTCTCACTTCAGGCCAGCGATGATGTATCGTTGGTTAAATTAATGTGAAATCGATCAAAAGATATAAAGGTATACCTTTATATCTTTTGTGATTCCATTACACTCCCTCATAACGCCTGACCCTGACTGCCCGGATCATGCGTTAATCATAAAAGCTTTTATTTCACGTAGTTACGTCATCCTTTTTTCGACATTCTTGTGCCCAACGGCGCAAAAGGAATACCGATATGAAATTGTCTATCGTGGAAAAAATAGGTTTCGGCGCCGGGGATATGGCGATCAACGTAGTGATTATTGCCATGCAGCTACTGCTGGCATATTTCTACACCGATATTTACGGTTTACGTGCAGCAGATGTGGGTGTGCTGCTGGTGGTTGTGCGGATGATCGATGCCATTATCGATCCGGCAATGGGAATGCTGACCGATAAAGTCTCGACCCGCTGGGGGCGATATCGTCCGTGGTTGTTATGGTTTGCCATTCCGTTTGGTTTCGCCGTCTATCTGATGTTTATCACGCCGGATATGGCGTATACGGCGAAGCTGGCGTGGGCCTATTTTACTTACATCCTGATGACGCTGGTCTATACGGCGATCACCATCCCTTATATCTCTCTGATTGGCGTCATCACGGACGATCCGGGCGAGCGGTTGAGCGCCAACGGGTATCGTTTTGTGATGACTAAAATCGCCGCGTTTCTGGTGACGATTGTGGTTCCCATGCTGGCAGTCTGGCTGGGGCAGGGCAATAAAGCGCTGGGTTATCAGCTCTCTATGGGGTTGATGGGCGCGATGGGCGCAGTGCTGTTTATCTTCTGCTTTATGACCACCCGCGAACGCAGCGAGCCTGAACTGCCGTCACTGTCGGTAAAACAGCAGT
It encodes:
- a CDS encoding CDP-diacylglycerol diphosphatase; translation: MKKTGYGLLAAVVIVAAAGFGYWKLAGNPDALRKIVLEQCLPNQLQHQNPAPCAEVKPGAGYVVFKDRNGPLQYLLMPTYRINGTESPLLVEQFTPNFFWLAWQSRDFMSKTYGQDIPDSVVSLAINSRSGRTQNHFHIHISCLRPDVRAQLDANQAKISTRWLPLPGGLRGHEYLARRVTESELAQRSPFMMLAEEVPEARERMGSYALALARQSDDAFVLLATQRNWLTFNRASAEEIQDHDCSLLTQP